Genomic DNA from Vanrija pseudolonga chromosome 3, complete sequence:
CCGGGACCTCAATAACAGGGCCGACCCGTCCATCGCTATCATGTTCGTGCTCGTGATCGCCTTCGGGCACAAACTCGAGCGCACCGCCGGGTCTCACCGAGTCCATGGACTGTCTCTCCGTCCGGTCGCCCTTGCGTTTCCGAATACTCCTCCGCATCTCTCTGTTCGTCGCGCGCACAGACTTCCACACGTCGTACTTGAACGTGGGCATGAAATCGATCGGCGCCTCGTGGAACCCGGGCAATGGCGTCGTCCTGGGATCCTCCATGGCCTTCTTCAGCTGGTCGAACATGAGCGCGTCATTGTATCTCTTCTGCTCGAGCAGCCACTTGGCATGCAGCAAGCTAATGTCGACTCGGAAGTTGAGATCGCCGCACCAGAAGACCGTGTCGAAGCGATCAGTGATatcgtcgagctgcgcgcgtgGATCTTCCGGTGGCAGGAAGCAGTCGAGGTTGAGCTCCGACTTGATCTTCTGGATGTTGTCGAGCCGGGCCTGGTTCCGATCTGTGTGAGCTGCCAGATGTGCGTTGACAAACATCAGGcggtggccgccgaggttgaggctGATGCCGCTGGTGGGTCAGATTGTGCAGTCAATCAACACCCACATTCCACCCTTGTTGCCAAAGCGGCCGCCTGCCAGACCCGTGGTCACGTAGTCCTTGTCCACGCCTTGCACGAGGTGCTCGCAGCCCTTGAAGACAAAAACAGAGAGGTAGAGGCCCAGTAATCGCTCCTTCGCGACGTTGACGTACGGCCCGGCGCCAGGCTGACGGAAGACCTGGAACTGCTCGTGCGGGCGCTCAATTTGTCGTTCGAGTGCCTTgtccgagggcgagcgggtgACAAGCCAGTCCCCGGATTTGGCAGCCAAGTGGCGCGGTAGCTCAGTGATACTCGGCGGAGACAGGAGACCGTTATCCCCGTCTGCTGACTGGCCTAAGCGACCTTGAGGGATCTTGAACGGGAACGAGGACGCCAAGCTGCCGGACTTGAAGGATGACGAGATGGGGATCGAGCTGCCCAGCCCAGACTTGATAGACGACGAGCGGTTGATCCCTGTCGATCCCGACGACGGAATGGCGAtggccaccggcgccgtAGCAGCCACGGACTCGAGCGGCGTCTCGGCTGCTGGCGACGCGTCCGACATGGGCGAAGGATAAGGCGGGGCGCCGATCggcgttgccggcggcacgggcgtcggcctcggcgtcgtgtcACTATCCGCCGAATACCCAGTTCCATGTAACGGCGACGGATGGATAGGGTGGTGGTCCGGGTTAGTACGGTGCAATTGCGGAGGGCCAGCAGTCAACCACTctgcggtgtcagcgagtcccgacccaccacccaccttccaGCATTGCGCTCCAGCCCTTGGCACCCTGTTGCCCCCGATGGTGGCCGTACGGCGCgtgcagcgacgacggcgtgagcggcggcgaggaggtacCGCCCtgtgtcgtgtcgtcgacgcacACTGGTGGCGGGGGGAGCTCGTCTGctggcgtgcgcgccgctccaGAATCAGTGGACTGGCCTTCCTTGACCGTCTCGAGCGTCGTCTTGGCGGAGCCGTTTGCCTTCTTATCTTTGGCGTTGAGCGCCTCCTTGAACGCCTTGTCCTCCCTCTCCTTCTCTTTCGCGTGTGGCTTGCCATCTTTATGCTTCTGAGTATCCGACTTTTGCAGGCCAGCACCCTTgaacacgccgccgccgagtccgcggggcacgccgctcggcgtgggACACTCCTGCGCGGCGAACACCACGATATGGTACGGGTGCTTGTTCTCGAGCGGGAGGCGCGGCACGCCGACCGTTTCTGGTGGCGGCTCGTAGGGCGGCACGTCGCCAAGAAGCACCGCAAGGTCACCTTTTGGCTTGCCGTCAGCTTATCCACGCGCATGACTAACTCACCAGTGCGTCGCCCATATTCCACGTCACGACGAGGACCTTGAGCCCGACGCGGTCCTCGATCGGCCCTGGTTCGCCGATGGGGAATTCATCGTCGCTTGCGATAGGGCTCTCGGGCAGCTCATGCGACTGGTGCGCAAACTCTGGCCCCTCAGCGTGGTGGAAGAGCGCGCTCAGCCGTCTGAGGACCCTCTTCCCGCCGTCGGCGGAGCCAGTCGAGCCGCTGACGAAGCTCACattcgcgctcggcgacgggttTGGGGCAGACGGGCTCGTCGCTCCGGGTGGCACGAGCGTCGTGAGCGTTGGCCGCGCCCGCGGTGGCGTGACGAACGCCGCGTCGTCCAGCCTATCTGTCGTGCTCATAGCTAGTGAGCTAGCGGTCCCCGAGGGGGCACGTCGACATCTACACCTTGGTCTGGGGATGGGAGCTGGCTTGTGTGCGATGCGGTAAGTTCTGGTGCTGGCGTGGGCCTTGAATGCGATGGCGTGGTGTAGAGTTTAACTGGTGAGAAGTAACAGTCGCGGTCAATGTTGGGTTCTGGCCGAGgatggggtgggtggtggttcAATGTGCCTGCCGAGAGTGCCTCCACTTGCCCCCACCCGCTCCACTGGCTTTGGTGACGACAGAAGAAAGGCACAACCCGCAATT
This window encodes:
- the INPP5J gene encoding Phosphatidylinositol 4,5-bisphosphate 5-phosphatase A, producing MSTTDRLDDAAFVTPPRARPTLTTLVPPGATSPSAPNPSPSANVSFVSGSTGSADGGKRVLRRLSALFHHAEGPEFAHQSHELPESPIASDDEFPIGEPGPIEDRVGLKVLVVTWNMGDALPKGDLAVLLGDVPPYEPPPETVGVPRLPLENKHPYHIVVFAAQECPTPSGVPRGLGGGVFKGAGLQKSDTQKHKDGKPHAKEKEREDKAFKEALNAKDKKANGSAKTTLETVKEGQSTDSGAARTPADELPPPPVCVDDTTQGGTSSPPLTPSSLHAPYGHHRGQQGAKGWSAMLEEWLTAGPPQLHRTNPDHHPIHPSPLHGTGYSADSDTTPRPTPVPPATPIGAPPYPSPMSDASPAAETPLESVAATAPVAIAIPSSGSTGINRSSSIKSGLGSSIPISSSFKSGSLASSFPFKIPQGRLGQSADGDNGLLSPPSITELPRHLAAKSGDWLVTRSPSDKALERQIERPHEQFQVFRQPGAGPYVNVAKERLLGLYLSVFVFKGCEHLVQGVDKDYVTTGLAGGRFGNKGGIGISLNLGGHRLMFVNAHLAAHTDRNQARLDNIQKIKSELNLDCFLPPEDPRAQLDDITDRFDTVFWCGDLNFRVDISLLHAKWLLEQKRYNDALMFDQLKKAMEDPRTTPLPGFHEAPIDFMPTFKYDVWKSVRATNREMRRSIRKRKGDRTERQSMDSVRPGGALEFVPEGDHEHEHDSDGRVGPVIEVPEESPSHNAAQESPTQNIADMFPTQMSPIPTSPDLPEAPPDWHSVTSRSSYYDGPESTEGFTQDGLSQSVASSFSHMSSRASPAEGHRRKPSFIKEKGKQMLGLLGIGRPTPPRKQRALSPNPAFNPDRRASLSSFRSLAISEDAQSAVSSEDGYPSAGAASAGEGGGHHRRTASNASAKLLSSPPRALGGRRLTMLRRTVSGRTIKDDEAVEDDDFDDTVDNRVGVYDTSKKQRIPSWCDRVLWKSQIIPDEYDLGLTRTETRSGFSRIGHALSNLVRRRSVGTFDGPPASQMLRSGAIDIPHANGSASGAPISFSPDSPFSATSSLSASPTQSLRRKLSMVTPDSPSRRRRESSVTSNISGIIESSPLPKPSRSRSVTFDGNAGAPAPRPEAPPRPEGLGLPRSDTLDSQSSARVTIALPAAPAASHPALPSTAARPTSPRRASTGAFPASPSSRRSSLSLTGPRRKSADPTPVTDLKPPPTFPLQKTRSTGHSLYDSQKGREAAPFNTFARFLRELPGRFHSRASIFHAAPEPAAPEEDHGQRRHLVGEVEVLHYGTIDDAGMRKLEGRSDHRPAIFSAAVFVDS